From the genome of Callithrix jacchus isolate 240 chromosome 7, calJac240_pri, whole genome shotgun sequence, one region includes:
- the LOC128928285 gene encoding uncharacterized protein LOC128928285, with protein sequence MAQTAFSAAGARAGARVPTPNIVGSGVGTASFVERRVLPHPGVPVPWSGIAGDYAAACVVFLLSRHAAAPQLKGCLLPTVPGPREAAPSGWTSRARVASKSASASHRPREKPGPRHGRGSSLSFPRTLTYSLSPPRCPLGGEEHQEQLQQRLACKLSPGHTRTRCCGRM encoded by the exons ATGGCGCAGACTGCCTTCTCCGCCGCTGGCGCCCGGGCTGGCGCCCGGGTGCCCACCCCTAACATAGTGGGAAGTGGAGTGGGAACCGCTAGCTTTGTAGAACGCAGAGTCCTTCCTCATCCTGGCGTTCCGGTGCCTTGGAGTGGAATCGCGGGAGACTATGCAGCGGCTTGTGTGGTTTTCCTTCTGTCCCGCCACGCGGCGGCTCCTCAACTCAAAGGCTGCCTTCTCCCCACAGTTCCAGGTCCGAGAGAAGCAGCACCGTCGGGTTGGACGTCGCGCGCGAGGGTGGCCTCTAAGTCTGCATCTGCCAGTCATCGGCCGCGGGAAAAGCCTGGTCCTAGGCATGGTCGTGGTTCGAGCCTCTCCTTCCCTCGGACATTGACATATTCGCTGAGCCCACCACGTTGTCCTCTGG GTGGGGAAGAACATCAAGAACAGCTTCAGCAGAGGCTTGCGTGTAAATTATCCCCAGGTCATACTAGGACCAGATGTTGTGGAAGAATGTAG